In the genome of Enterococcus hirae ATCC 9790, one region contains:
- a CDS encoding valine--tRNA ligase, translating into MTEEKNLSTKYNPQEVEAGRYEKWLEQDLFKPSGDQKAKPYSIVIPPPNVTGKLHLGHAWDTTLQDMLIRQKRMQGFDTLWLPGMDHAGIATQAKVEEKLRQQGISRYDLGREKFVDQVWEWKEEYASHIREQWAKMGLSLDYSRERFTLDDGLSEAVRKVFVTLYEKGLIYRGEYIINWDPQARTALSDIEVIHKEIEGAFYHMSYELADGSGVVEIATTRPETMLGDTAIAVHPEDERYQALIGKKVILPLVNKEIPIIADTYVDMEFGTGVVKITPAHDPNDFEVGNRHDLPRVNVMNENGTMNDLAGKYAGMDRFEARKAIVSDLKEIGRLIKIEKMIHNVGHSERTGVVIEPRLSTQWFVKMAPLAEKAMKNQETDDAVEFFPPRFNQTFLRWMENVHDWVISRQLWWGHQIPAWYHKETGEMYVGMEAPENSEEWVQDPDVLDTWFSSALWPFSTMGWPDENSADYQRYFPTSTLVTGYDIIFFWVSRMIFQSLEFTDRRPFENVLIHGLIRDEQGRKMSKSLGNGIDPMEVIEKYGADALRWFLSNGSAPGQDVRFSYEKMDAAWNFINKIWNASRFVIMNSEGMTVEDITLTGEKTVADRWILTRLNETIAKVTELFDHFEFGEAGRQLYNFIWDDFCDWYIEMSKEVLYGDDAVSKQTTQSILVHTLDQILRLLHPIMPFVTEEIWQHIPHQGTSLVVADYPVVHPEFNDETASKGMEVLKELIRSVRNIRSEVNTPLSKPITLMIKINDPKIGQFLTENTSYIERFCNPEELTISSEIVAPDLAMSAVLTGAEIFLPLAGLINIEEEIKRLEKELAKWTDEVKRVQGKLGNERFVANAPEEVVEAERAKEKDYLDKQAAVTERIRSLRTIQ; encoded by the coding sequence ATGACGGAAGAAAAAAATCTATCAACAAAATACAATCCGCAAGAAGTTGAAGCTGGCCGTTATGAAAAATGGTTGGAACAAGATTTGTTCAAACCAAGTGGCGATCAGAAAGCAAAACCCTATTCAATCGTAATCCCCCCACCAAATGTTACAGGAAAACTTCACTTAGGACATGCCTGGGATACGACTTTACAAGACATGCTGATTCGTCAAAAACGGATGCAAGGCTTTGATACCTTGTGGTTACCTGGGATGGACCATGCAGGGATCGCTACACAGGCAAAAGTAGAAGAAAAGCTTCGTCAACAAGGGATTTCGCGTTATGACTTAGGACGTGAAAAATTTGTGGATCAAGTATGGGAATGGAAAGAAGAGTATGCAAGCCATATCCGTGAACAATGGGCAAAAATGGGCTTATCTCTCGATTATAGTCGTGAACGTTTTACACTAGATGATGGCTTGTCAGAAGCTGTTCGTAAAGTATTCGTGACACTTTATGAAAAAGGCTTGATTTACCGTGGTGAATACATTATTAACTGGGACCCACAAGCACGCACTGCTTTATCGGATATCGAAGTGATCCACAAAGAGATTGAAGGTGCTTTCTACCACATGAGCTATGAACTGGCTGATGGTTCGGGTGTAGTGGAAATTGCAACGACTCGTCCAGAAACTATGCTAGGTGACACAGCGATTGCTGTACACCCAGAAGACGAGCGTTATCAAGCGTTGATCGGCAAAAAAGTAATTTTACCATTAGTAAATAAAGAAATTCCGATTATTGCAGATACGTATGTTGATATGGAATTTGGAACAGGCGTAGTGAAAATTACACCTGCGCATGATCCAAATGACTTTGAGGTAGGTAACCGTCATGATCTGCCACGTGTAAATGTGATGAACGAAAATGGAACGATGAATGACTTAGCTGGAAAATATGCAGGTATGGATCGTTTCGAAGCACGTAAAGCGATTGTCTCTGATTTGAAGGAAATCGGACGATTGATCAAAATTGAAAAAATGATCCATAATGTTGGGCATTCAGAACGTACGGGAGTAGTCATTGAACCACGCTTGTCCACACAATGGTTTGTTAAAATGGCTCCATTAGCTGAGAAAGCAATGAAAAATCAAGAGACTGATGATGCAGTTGAATTTTTCCCACCACGTTTTAATCAAACATTTTTACGTTGGATGGAAAATGTTCACGATTGGGTTATCTCTCGTCAATTGTGGTGGGGACACCAAATCCCGGCTTGGTACCATAAAGAAACGGGTGAAATGTATGTAGGGATGGAAGCTCCAGAAAATAGTGAAGAGTGGGTACAAGATCCAGATGTATTAGATACTTGGTTTAGTTCAGCATTATGGCCTTTTTCAACGATGGGATGGCCAGATGAAAATAGTGCTGATTATCAACGCTATTTCCCAACAAGCACATTAGTAACTGGCTACGACATTATCTTCTTCTGGGTTAGTCGAATGATTTTCCAAAGCTTAGAATTTACAGATCGTCGTCCGTTTGAAAATGTTTTGATTCATGGGTTGATTCGGGACGAACAAGGACGTAAGATGAGTAAATCTCTTGGAAACGGCATTGATCCAATGGAAGTGATTGAAAAATATGGCGCTGATGCCTTACGTTGGTTCTTATCAAACGGTTCAGCACCTGGTCAAGATGTCCGTTTCAGCTATGAAAAAATGGATGCAGCTTGGAATTTCATTAATAAAATTTGGAATGCTTCACGTTTTGTTATTATGAACAGTGAAGGCATGACAGTTGAAGATATTACGCTAACTGGCGAGAAAACTGTGGCAGACCGCTGGATCTTGACACGTCTAAATGAAACGATCGCTAAGGTTACTGAACTCTTTGATCATTTTGAATTTGGGGAAGCTGGGCGTCAGTTGTATAACTTTATTTGGGATGATTTTTGTGACTGGTATATCGAGATGAGTAAAGAAGTCTTGTATGGTGATGATGCTGTCTCAAAACAAACAACACAAAGTATTTTGGTGCATACGTTAGATCAAATTTTACGTCTATTGCATCCAATTATGCCATTTGTTACTGAAGAAATTTGGCAACACATCCCACATCAAGGTACTTCTTTAGTAGTTGCTGATTATCCGGTGGTTCATCCGGAATTTAATGATGAAACAGCTTCAAAAGGGATGGAAGTACTCAAAGAACTAATTCGTTCCGTACGTAATATTCGTTCTGAAGTGAATACACCATTATCCAAACCAATTACATTAATGATTAAGATCAATGATCCGAAAATCGGTCAATTCTTAACAGAAAATACCAGCTACATCGAGCGTTTCTGTAATCCAGAAGAGCTAACGATCTCAAGTGAAATCGTTGCGCCTGATCTAGCAATGTCAGCTGTATTGACAGGGGCAGAAATTTTCTTACCATTAGCAGGTTTGATCAATATCGAAGAAGAAATCAAACGGTTAGAAAAAGAACTAGCGAAATGGACAGATGAAGTGAAACGAGTACAAGGAAAATTAGGCAATGAACGCTTTGTTGCCAACGCGCCAGAAGAAGTGGTTGAAGCAGAGCGGGCAAAAGAAAAAGATTATTTGGACAAACAAGCAGCAGTTACAGAAAGAATCCGCAGCTTAAGAACCATCCAGTAA
- a CDS encoding bifunctional folylpolyglutamate synthase/dihydrofolate synthase, whose amino-acid sequence MKIEEAIAWIHSRLPFGSRPGLDRVEALLEIVGHPEKQVKTIHIAGTNGKGSTVTYLRCLLEEAGLTVGTFTSPYIESFNERISINGQEIPDQDLIKLVQKYRPLVEHLDRFEAVAGITEFETLTAMAFDYFLCQKVDVAIIEVGLGGLLDSTNVAVPLLTGITTIGLDHTDILGETIEEIAAQKAGIIKQGVPVVTGNIEERALEVIKKQARLRNAPLHIFGENYQVTYQHPAEQWGEVFSFHNEHGKMTSLTIGMIGQHQTENAGMAIELYQVYCKMTGIPFSEKEIRKGLKKAHWPGRMEKLSEEPFVILDGAHNTHAVSRLVQNLKKEFKDYRINILFSALSTKDVEAMLTQLKAVPNAHLYLTTFEHPKALDLSTVTDLVDETVSIVSLWQFGLAEILEKMTNEDVLVVTGSLYFISEVRTLLLQLGGKNEL is encoded by the coding sequence ATGAAAATAGAAGAAGCAATCGCCTGGATCCATAGCCGCTTGCCATTTGGCTCTCGTCCGGGACTAGATCGAGTGGAGGCATTATTAGAGATAGTCGGGCATCCTGAAAAACAGGTGAAAACGATCCATATCGCAGGAACCAACGGAAAAGGTTCGACGGTTACGTATCTGAGATGTCTACTAGAAGAAGCAGGTCTGACAGTGGGGACATTTACTTCGCCGTATATTGAATCTTTTAATGAACGAATCTCGATCAATGGACAAGAAATTCCAGATCAAGACTTAATCAAGCTTGTACAAAAATACCGACCACTTGTTGAACATTTGGATCGATTTGAAGCAGTTGCCGGAATCACTGAGTTTGAAACGCTGACAGCAATGGCATTTGATTATTTTTTGTGTCAAAAAGTCGACGTTGCTATTATTGAAGTTGGGTTAGGCGGTTTACTAGACTCAACGAATGTTGCCGTACCATTACTTACAGGAATCACCACGATTGGCTTGGATCATACGGATATTTTAGGAGAAACAATTGAAGAAATTGCTGCCCAAAAAGCAGGAATAATCAAGCAAGGGGTGCCTGTCGTTACGGGAAATATCGAAGAAAGAGCTTTAGAAGTAATCAAAAAACAGGCTAGACTAAGAAATGCCCCCCTTCATATTTTTGGCGAAAACTATCAAGTTACTTATCAACATCCAGCTGAGCAATGGGGAGAAGTATTTTCATTTCATAATGAGCATGGAAAAATGACCTCGCTTACGATTGGCATGATTGGACAACATCAGACAGAAAATGCTGGTATGGCAATTGAACTATACCAAGTTTACTGCAAGATGACAGGAATACCATTTAGTGAAAAAGAAATTCGCAAAGGGCTGAAAAAAGCGCACTGGCCTGGACGAATGGAAAAATTAAGTGAAGAACCTTTTGTTATTTTAGATGGCGCTCATAATACACATGCAGTCAGCCGTTTGGTTCAAAATTTGAAGAAAGAGTTCAAAGATTATCGGATCAATATTTTATTTTCTGCACTAAGTACAAAAGATGTAGAAGCAATGCTAACCCAATTAAAAGCAGTTCCTAATGCGCATTTGTATTTGACGACGTTTGAACACCCGAAAGCATTGGATTTAAGTACCGTGACTGATCTTGTAGATGAAACAGTTTCAATTGTTTCATTATGGCAATTTGGTTTAGCTGAAATATTAGAAAAAATGACCAATGAAGATGTCTTAGTGGTTACAGGTTCCCTTTACTTTATTTCTGAAGTACGAACACTATTGTTACAGTTAGGAGGAAAAAATGAATTATAA
- a CDS encoding HAD family hydrolase translates to MNYKAVIFDMDGLLFDTEIVYYEASQMVADQMGFPYDKELYLKYLGVSDEEVWANYHQIFASFGKNNVQKFINDAYEETIRRFSLGAVQLKPGVIELLDFLEEHRIPKVVASSNQRHIIELLLEKNQLTNYFETIVSAENVKRAKPDPEIFLLAHEYLGTKKQETLVLEDSKNGILAAASAEIPVIMIPDLLAPSEDLQQKTLAVLSSLHEVPGYLKK, encoded by the coding sequence ATGAATTATAAAGCTGTCATTTTTGACATGGATGGGTTACTCTTTGACACAGAAATCGTCTACTATGAAGCCTCGCAAATGGTTGCTGATCAAATGGGCTTTCCTTACGACAAAGAATTGTATTTAAAATATCTAGGTGTATCAGATGAAGAGGTTTGGGCAAATTATCATCAGATCTTTGCAAGTTTTGGGAAAAACAATGTTCAAAAATTCATTAATGATGCTTATGAAGAAACGATCAGACGGTTTTCCTTAGGTGCAGTGCAATTAAAACCAGGAGTAATCGAATTACTGGACTTTTTAGAAGAACACCGAATACCTAAAGTTGTCGCTTCTAGTAACCAACGTCATATTATTGAGCTATTATTGGAAAAGAACCAACTGACAAACTATTTTGAAACGATTGTTTCAGCAGAAAATGTCAAACGTGCTAAACCTGATCCAGAAATCTTTTTGCTTGCCCATGAATATCTAGGAACGAAAAAACAAGAAACATTGGTTCTGGAAGATTCTAAAAACGGGATACTTGCAGCAGCAAGTGCGGAGATCCCAGTGATCATGATCCCAGATTTGTTGGCTCCTTCAGAAGACTTGCAACAAAAAACGTTAGCAGTTTTATCTTCTCTACACGAAGTACCAGGATATCTAAAAAAATAA
- the radC gene encoding RadC family protein yields MLLYGEKALSGQELLAILLRTGQHPYNVLELAGNLLKTFGGLALLRQATLSELEKIRGIGQVKALEIKALIELGKRIQTQHVAVQPTIHASYELAHQLIIELKDHKQEHLICIYLDTKNQVLLKKTLFIGSLDQTIAHPREVFHYAVRYSAARIILVHNHPSGNVLPSKQDLLFTKRVQKCGEMMGIDVLDHLIIGCKQYFSLREEGLMEEE; encoded by the coding sequence ATGTTGCTTTACGGAGAGAAAGCACTCTCTGGTCAAGAATTACTTGCTATTTTATTACGCACGGGACAGCATCCCTATAATGTCTTGGAACTAGCAGGTAATTTGTTGAAAACATTTGGTGGACTTGCACTGTTAAGACAGGCAACGCTGTCTGAGCTGGAAAAAATACGAGGAATTGGTCAGGTTAAGGCTCTTGAAATCAAAGCACTGATCGAGCTAGGAAAAAGAATCCAAACACAGCATGTAGCGGTACAACCCACGATCCATGCCAGCTATGAATTAGCGCATCAATTAATCATAGAATTAAAGGATCACAAACAAGAACATTTGATTTGTATTTATTTGGATACTAAGAATCAAGTATTGTTGAAAAAAACGCTATTTATTGGTTCCCTGGATCAAACGATTGCACATCCAAGAGAAGTGTTCCATTATGCTGTTCGATATTCTGCAGCGAGAATTATTTTAGTTCATAATCATCCATCGGGGAATGTTCTTCCATCTAAACAAGACTTGCTTTTTACTAAAAGAGTTCAAAAATGTGGGGAGATGATGGGAATCGATGTCTTAGATCATTTGATCATTGGATGCAAACAGTATTTTAGTCTGAGAGAGGAGGGATTGATGGAAGAGGAATAA
- a CDS encoding cold-shock protein: protein MENGTVKWFNAEKGFGFISREDGSDVFVHFSAIQGDGFKTLEEGQAVTFDVEESDRGPQAANVEKA from the coding sequence ATGGAAAACGGAACAGTTAAATGGTTCAACGCTGAAAAAGGATTTGGTTTTATTTCACGTGAAGACGGAAGCGATGTTTTTGTTCACTTTTCAGCTATCCAAGGTGACGGATTCAAAACTTTAGAAGAAGGTCAAGCAGTGACTTTTGATGTTGAAGAATCAGATCGTGGCCCACAAGCTGCTAATGTTGAAAAAGCTTAA